The following proteins are encoded in a genomic region of Pikeienuella piscinae:
- a CDS encoding DMT family transporter: MTSRPGRPGAGAILAVLLIGLLWGLNWPAVKFMLTEIPPITIRAVAFPLATVVLAAIARARGERLRPAPGEIAPIVITGLLMVGSFNVAVAVGQTLTETSKAAIIAYTMPALTAGFAVIFLRERVDFRLVAALAIGMGGLAVLASEDFVGLVRNPAGPAIMLLGALSWALGNIALKARRWSLTPLALTVWYFGVSAAACWSLVLIFEPPWRQTWPGGPVLWTMFWHVLGPMVVGYALWTALLDRLPATVAAISTLTAPVVGVLSSILLLGDPPSWQKAVALTMVVASILITLIRSPKRAK, from the coding sequence TTGACGTCCAGACCTGGCAGACCCGGCGCGGGCGCCATACTCGCGGTCCTGCTGATCGGCCTTCTTTGGGGGCTGAATTGGCCGGCGGTGAAATTCATGCTCACCGAGATTCCGCCGATCACGATCCGCGCCGTCGCCTTTCCACTGGCCACGGTGGTTCTCGCCGCGATTGCGCGCGCGCGCGGCGAGAGGCTGCGCCCCGCGCCGGGCGAGATCGCGCCGATCGTCATCACCGGCCTCTTGATGGTCGGCTCTTTCAATGTGGCGGTCGCGGTCGGTCAAACCCTCACGGAAACGTCGAAAGCCGCGATCATCGCCTATACGATGCCGGCGCTGACCGCAGGTTTCGCCGTGATTTTTCTACGGGAGCGGGTTGATTTTCGGCTCGTCGCGGCGTTGGCCATCGGCATGGGTGGGTTGGCGGTGCTGGCTTCTGAGGATTTCGTCGGTCTGGTGCGGAATCCGGCCGGGCCGGCGATTATGTTGCTCGGGGCGCTTTCCTGGGCGCTCGGCAATATCGCGCTGAAAGCCCGAAGGTGGAGCTTGACGCCGCTGGCGCTGACGGTGTGGTATTTTGGCGTATCGGCGGCCGCCTGCTGGTCGCTGGTGCTGATTTTCGAGCCGCCATGGCGGCAGACCTGGCCCGGCGGCCCCGTGCTCTGGACGATGTTCTGGCATGTGCTCGGGCCGATGGTCGTCGGTTACGCCCTCTGGACGGCGCTGCTCGACCGGCTGCCCGCGACGGTTGCGGCGATCTCGACGCTGACCGCGCCTGTCGTCGGTGTTCTCTCTTCGATCCTTCTCCTCGGCGACCCACCGAGTTGGCAGAAGGCGGTGGCGCTGACGATGGTCGTGGCCTCGATTCTCATCACGCTGATCCGCAGCCCGAAGCGCGCGAAATAG
- a CDS encoding sterol desaturase family protein — MLAFVAHLVVLTVLIWVATTALYFLGGFVILAYARRHPERKIQQRADGEARAREEIWESLRSIVVTSFCMALAICLSLFGLTLWSPMEGWIGVLAGAAILILGYDFWFYWAHRLLHTKRLIRFHRWHHRSRAPTVWSTDSQGFVETAMIQSWLVLAAVLLPIPPLAFVLHRLYDHINGQLGHCGYEFFASRSTRAPSPLVCTTYHDQHHELYNWNYGNFTSIWDRLGGTLHPDYDRAVARREDHAEATEKTPAE; from the coding sequence ATGCTCGCCTTCGTCGCACATCTCGTCGTCCTGACCGTCCTGATCTGGGTCGCGACGACCGCGCTTTATTTCCTCGGCGGTTTCGTGATTCTCGCCTATGCGCGCCGTCACCCGGAACGAAAGATACAGCAGCGCGCCGATGGCGAGGCGCGCGCGCGCGAAGAGATCTGGGAAAGTCTCCGTTCCATTGTCGTCACCAGTTTCTGCATGGCGCTGGCGATCTGTCTCTCGCTGTTCGGCCTGACGCTCTGGTCGCCGATGGAGGGCTGGATCGGCGTCCTCGCGGGCGCGGCGATCCTTATTCTCGGCTATGATTTCTGGTTTTACTGGGCGCATCGGCTGCTCCACACCAAGCGCCTGATCCGCTTTCACCGCTGGCACCATCGGTCCCGCGCGCCGACCGTCTGGTCGACCGACAGTCAAGGATTCGTCGAAACGGCGATGATCCAGAGCTGGTTGGTCTTGGCCGCCGTCCTGCTGCCGATCCCGCCGCTCGCCTTCGTCCTGCATCGGCTCTACGATCACATCAATGGCCAGCTCGGCCATTGCGGTTACGAGTTCTTCGCGAGCCGCTCGACGCGCGCGCCTTCGCCGCTGGTCTGCACCACCTATCACGACCAGCATCACGAGCTATACAACTGGAATTACGGCAACTTCACCTCGATCTGGGATCGTCTCGGCGGCACGCTCCATCCCGATTACGACCGCGCCGTCGCCAGGCGCGAGGACCACGCTGAAGCCACGGAGAAGACCCCCGCGGAGTGA
- a CDS encoding pyridoxal phosphate-dependent aminotransferase, with product MVISRRLSKRGAVDPFIVMDVMEAARAQEAQGGDVIHMEVGQPATPAPAPALEAATRAMAAGPLGYTVALGLPELRERIARLYREWYGLDIPAERVVVTAGSSAGFLLAFLALFDSGDRVATVSPGYPSYRNILHALDIETASIQGAAENGWRPQPAEVRAAGRIDGLLVASPSNPTGAMLDRAALVELTAVAREAGAAFISDEIYHGLTYGGRAVSALEVADEAIVINSFSKYFSMTGWRIGWMVVPPELVRPIERLAQNFFICPPHVSQVAALAALDAAEECESRLAVYARNREILLEELPKAGFDRLAPCEGAFYLYAEIDHLAADSRDFTARMLAEAGVAATPGHDFDPVRGAGTVRFSFARSTDDMIEGARRLREWRGGSIRPSRTAAQT from the coding sequence ATGGTCATTTCAAGGCGTTTGTCGAAACGGGGCGCGGTCGATCCCTTCATCGTGATGGATGTGATGGAGGCGGCGCGGGCGCAGGAGGCGCAGGGCGGGGACGTGATCCACATGGAGGTCGGCCAACCCGCGACGCCGGCCCCCGCTCCCGCGCTCGAAGCGGCGACGCGGGCGATGGCCGCTGGGCCGCTCGGCTATACGGTCGCGCTCGGACTTCCTGAGTTGCGCGAGCGGATCGCGCGACTTTACCGCGAGTGGTACGGGCTCGACATTCCGGCCGAGCGCGTGGTCGTGACGGCAGGGTCATCGGCGGGGTTTCTTCTGGCGTTTCTCGCGCTTTTTGACAGCGGCGACCGGGTTGCGACGGTTTCGCCGGGTTATCCGAGTTACCGGAACATTCTCCATGCGCTCGATATCGAGACGGCGTCGATTCAGGGCGCGGCCGAAAACGGCTGGCGGCCTCAACCGGCGGAGGTGCGGGCGGCGGGGCGCATTGACGGCTTGCTGGTCGCCAGTCCCTCGAATCCCACGGGGGCGATGCTGGATCGCGCCGCGCTTGTCGAACTGACGGCGGTGGCGCGCGAGGCGGGTGCGGCGTTCATCTCGGACGAGATCTATCACGGGCTGACCTATGGCGGGCGGGCGGTCAGCGCGCTGGAGGTCGCCGATGAGGCGATCGTCATCAATTCTTTCTCGAAGTATTTCTCCATGACTGGCTGGCGGATCGGCTGGATGGTGGTTCCGCCGGAACTCGTCCGGCCGATCGAGCGTTTGGCGCAGAACTTCTTCATCTGCCCGCCGCATGTGAGCCAGGTCGCCGCGCTGGCGGCGCTAGACGCGGCGGAGGAATGTGAATCGCGGCTTGCGGTCTATGCGCGCAATCGCGAGATTCTGTTGGAGGAACTGCCGAAAGCGGGGTTCGACCGTCTCGCCCCTTGCGAGGGCGCGTTCTATCTTTACGCCGAAATCGACCACCTCGCCGCCGACAGCCGCGATTTCACCGCGCGCATGCTGGCGGAGGCCGGCGTCGCGGCGACGCCGGGGCATGATTTTGACCCGGTGCGCGGCGCGGGAACGGTGCGGTTCTCCTTTGCACGCTCGACCGACGACATGATCGAGGGCGCGCGTCGGCTGCGCGAATGGCGCGGCGGCTCTATCCGGCCATCACGCACAGCAGCTCAAACATGA
- a CDS encoding M48 family metalloprotease yields the protein MKRLFRKAAALGVAIAVAVTGTASAANLIRDAEIEATLGKLSAPIFRAAGLDPNSIELLILQDSSLNAFVFGGRNMVFHTGLLERLDRPEKLMGVMAHETGHIIGGHLTRRALNMQAMQGPLAVGLLLAALAGAAAGDAQVGVAGALGAESALRRSLLAYSRGEESSADQAGATYMEKAGIDPAYVLDVLKIFRGQEVFQAGNVDPYAISHPLSSERLALLEDRAARSRAKGESASADLVYWHARMRAKLSAFTDSPERTLAALDSAADPESEINLLRRAVALHRLPNPSGSLKAVEQLIALRPNDPYYWELKGQILFESGRGADAVEPYRRAVSLAPNEALIRGGLGRALLALNDPARDAEALATLEGAALAGASEPSMLRDLALAYARAGDDGKAALATAERYALTGQPRDALRHAHRALDQLPVGSPGWLRADDIRAVAERALSDK from the coding sequence GTGAAACGGTTATTCCGAAAGGCGGCGGCGTTGGGGGTGGCGATCGCGGTCGCCGTCACGGGCACGGCCTCGGCCGCCAACCTGATCCGCGACGCCGAGATCGAGGCGACGCTCGGCAAGCTTTCCGCCCCCATCTTCCGGGCCGCCGGACTCGACCCGAACAGCATCGAACTGCTCATTCTCCAGGACTCCTCCCTCAACGCCTTCGTATTCGGCGGCCGCAACATGGTCTTTCATACCGGCCTGCTGGAGCGTCTGGACCGGCCGGAAAAGTTGATGGGCGTGATGGCGCACGAAACCGGCCATATCATCGGTGGCCATCTGACGCGCCGCGCGCTCAACATGCAGGCCATGCAGGGACCGCTCGCGGTAGGGCTTTTGCTCGCGGCGCTCGCCGGCGCCGCCGCCGGCGACGCCCAGGTCGGCGTGGCCGGCGCGCTCGGGGCGGAATCTGCGTTGCGGCGCAGCCTACTCGCCTATTCGCGCGGTGAGGAATCGAGCGCTGACCAGGCCGGGGCGACCTATATGGAGAAAGCGGGGATCGACCCCGCCTATGTGCTCGACGTTCTGAAAATATTCCGCGGCCAGGAGGTGTTCCAGGCCGGAAACGTGGACCCCTACGCCATCAGTCACCCCTTGAGCAGCGAGCGCCTCGCGCTGCTGGAGGATCGCGCCGCGCGCAGCCGGGCCAAGGGCGAATCCGCCAGCGCCGACCTCGTCTATTGGCACGCGCGGATGCGCGCCAAGCTCTCCGCCTTCACCGACAGTCCGGAGCGGACGCTTGCGGCGCTGGATAGCGCCGCCGACCCTGAAAGCGAGATCAATCTTCTCCGCCGCGCAGTGGCGCTGCATCGCCTGCCGAACCCGTCCGGCTCACTGAAAGCGGTCGAGCAACTGATCGCGCTCCGCCCCAATGATCCATATTACTGGGAGCTGAAGGGTCAGATCCTTTTTGAAAGCGGTCGCGGAGCGGACGCGGTGGAACCCTATCGCCGCGCGGTGTCCCTCGCGCCGAACGAAGCGCTGATCCGCGGCGGGCTCGGCCGCGCCCTTCTCGCACTCAACGATCCGGCGCGCGACGCCGAGGCGCTGGCTACGCTCGAAGGCGCGGCGCTCGCCGGCGCGTCCGAGCCCTCCATGCTTCGTGATCTCGCGCTGGCCTACGCCCGCGCCGGCGACGACGGCAAGGCCGCGCTCGCGACAGCCGAGCGTTACGCTCTCACCGGCCAGCCCCGGGACGCCTTGCGCCACGCCCACCGAGCGCTGGACCAGCTGCCGGTCGGCTCGCCCGGCTGGCTTCGCGCCGACGATATTCGCGCTGTCGCTGAGCGCGCTCTGAGTGATAAGTAA
- a CDS encoding DsbA family protein has protein sequence MPRLIIAALIALCAAFPVGAAEFSTEQKAEIDAMIRAYILENPEILVEAMQVLEKRHQDQTSSADRDKIAASRDAIFDDGFSHVVGNPEGDVTVVEFLDYRCPYCKRAHESVEALLEADSNVRVIVKEFPILGPESTFASRVAMAAMMQSSTIYEDLNDAMMEHKGNLDEATVFALAKDAGADIDRLREDMQSPEIAENIRRTYALARELEINGTPGFIIGDQILRGYAPYEQLHEMVEAARSQG, from the coding sequence ATGCCCAGACTGATTATCGCCGCGCTCATCGCGCTTTGCGCCGCCTTCCCCGTCGGCGCCGCGGAATTCTCCACCGAGCAGAAGGCCGAGATCGACGCGATGATCCGGGCGTATATTCTCGAGAACCCTGAAATCCTCGTCGAGGCGATGCAGGTGCTCGAGAAGCGCCATCAGGACCAGACGAGCTCGGCCGATCGCGACAAGATCGCCGCCAGTCGGGACGCGATATTCGACGACGGCTTCAGCCATGTCGTCGGAAACCCGGAAGGCGACGTCACGGTGGTCGAGTTTCTCGATTACCGCTGCCCTTACTGCAAGCGCGCGCATGAAAGCGTGGAGGCGCTGCTCGAAGCCGACTCGAATGTCCGGGTCATCGTAAAGGAGTTTCCGATTCTCGGGCCGGAGAGCACGTTCGCGAGCCGCGTCGCGATGGCGGCGATGATGCAAAGCAGCACGATCTACGAAGATCTCAACGACGCGATGATGGAGCACAAGGGCAATCTGGACGAAGCGACCGTCTTCGCGCTCGCCAAAGACGCCGGCGCGGACATAGACCGGCTCCGCGAAGACATGCAGTCGCCTGAAATCGCAGAAAATATCCGGCGCACCTACGCGCTGGCGCGCGAACTGGAGATCAACGGTACGCCCGGTTTCATTATCGGCGATCAGATCCTGCGCGGCTATGCGCCTTATGAACAACTCCATGAAATGGTCGAAGCCGCGCGCAGCCAGGGGTAG